The DNA region AGTGTACTTAAGCAAAACTCACGCACTAGATCATGAACCATGCAGTATTTTACATCACCATTAGATCTCCTTTTAGAAACCATTAGAAGGCTTCTATTGACAAGATCATTCAAGTGATCCTTAGATGCTTTCTCTAAGTTCTCTGTGTCAATGTTCAGTACAAACTCTTCAGCTATCCACAACTTTAGCAAATCAGACACTGGAATGTTATAGTCTTCCGGAAAGTATCCGATGTAAAGAAGGCAATGCTTTAGATGATCCCCTAAATAGTCATAACTTGATTGAACTGCCTTCATACTCTGCTCTTCTAAACCATGGGAACTTAAATCCTTTGCAAAGTCTTCCCACACAGAGACTTGCCTTTCCTTTTGTGCGATAATTCCTgcattcaaaacaatcacaagAGGCAGTCCCTTACAGTTTTTGGCAACTTCAAATCCTGCTTCCTGTAGCTCCAAGGGGCAGCTCTCGCATTGAAATACCTTCTTTTGCAATAATTCCCAACTCTCTTTCTCGTCTAGGAACCGAAGAAAATAAGGATCAGTGAGCTCCTTAATCTGTGTAGCAACCTCTTGAAGGCGAGTTGTTACCATTATTCTACTTCCTTTTTCCATTCTAGGGAAAGATAACTGCAGATCTTCCCATGCCTTGTAGTTCCATATATCATCCAATACAATGAGGTATCGCTTTCGAAATAGTGTCTTCTTCAACACAGCAGCGATGTCCTCATCCTCTTTGATGTCACGCTTTCCACCTGTGGCTTGTTTAAAAATCTCAACCAATAGCTTCCTGATGCTATATGTTTGTGAAATAGTACAAAATGCTCGAGCATCAAAGTGATCAGCAATATTATGATTGTGGTACACCTTTCTAGCCAAAGTCGTTTTGCCTAGTCCGGCCATTCCAACAATCGAGATAACATCCCGTTCTTTCGTTCCTCCAGTCAATTTCTGAATTATCTGTTTTATGTCCTCCTTAAAGCCCACAAATTCCTCATTGTTTGATGGAAAACTGCATTGGGTGGAAAGGTTTGCATTGGCAGCAGTTTTCTCTATGTTCTTCATGTGAATTGGCGGTTTTTGGAAGTAAAATCAAACTACATTAGAGGTAATAACTCTGTCAGCCTCCATAGAAGTAGTGAAAACAAGAATATATCGATCAACTATCACTCAACACAGATCTATATACAAGATAGGTAAATTTCATAACAGCtcgtttggatggttgttacacattgtattgttacattaaatacaatgtttgttttgattgttacttaaattgtattgtattatattgttaaatcCGTTGTTACATAAAAACCAAAAGAGTCATTTTATGTAACAACCGATTTGATGTCGTCGCgtcgtttcttatttttctttttcattttacaCTTACTTATTAGTTAATTCTTAATTTATCCTTTAACCTATTTAACTCTACCATATATCTTACGTTTTCTTCGTAATTAGTAAGTTCTTGTTGATTCAGACGTTGcattcacaaaataatataatacaaatacaaaacgatacattatgaaacgacgaATACCAACCATCCAAATAAGGTGTAAAAGGTCACACGATTATGTTTTTTTCCACCAGATCCATACAACTTAATTTTGTCACATAAACATTACAAAAGACTCTCAGCAGAGTAACAAAATAGTCACAATGGCTGGGAACACAAAAAAGGACCCGACTCTACAAAACCTATAACCCGTCGgtagaaattaaaaagaaaatcaccATCACTGCATAGACTAGATCTCGTAAAAGAAGACATAAGAAATGATGAAAAGTGAAATAGCAAAAAGCAAAAATtggagaaaaaaaatagaaaattttaagAGAAACTAACCTTCTACTGTTGAGAGtggctagagagagagagagattactCCAAAGGTTCTTTAACTTTATGATTTCTGGCTTACAGAAATGAAGGGGAAGATTAGCAAAGAAGATAGTTGACTTTCATCTTGTGAAAGACTGAgatgagaaaaaaaaaaacaaatagtcccttatatatatatatataggagtaGTACTATTTTTGTCCTACATATATTCCCTTGTACACAAAAGGTCCTTAATGTTTAAAAACATGGACACATTTGGTCCTGAGATACTAAAGGCGTCAAACTTACAGCCGGTTTGGTTTGAGAAGCTCTTTTTGTCataagtgtttttctcaaaagtatttttgacgAGAAGTattttgtgtttgactaattaatttaaaaagaacttttgagcaacaattagtatttagtcaaacttttaaaaactgcttttaagtgtatttttctcaaaagttcttttcaaaaaagtgctttttgagagaagctacttttttcgatttctccaaaactgcttctgatTCTcctcaaaagtaatttttttcttccaaaagcttggtcaaatatttcaactttGAAAAAGAGCACTTTTTTTACTAAGATTAGAGACGGAGGATTGTCACTTTACCATTTACCCACCACGAAGACAGCTTTACCTTAGATCCtgtttggcttagctgatttaaGACAACTGATAATCATTAAATGTTGAAACGTATTTTAAGtgttaaaatttatttaataaataagcaattatatgtttaaataaaaatactgaaactgataataaacaattaaagtaTTTGGTAAAAATGTTAATAAGcacctttttatattaaaatgacttaaatacTCTTAAAGTTATTTGTACGAAATAAGATATCATCGTACAAGATTCTAAATTCAAACACAATACAATATATGTTcgatttattttaattcaaaattaattagataagtttattttattaaaattattttataaaaattaaaatataatcataagttaaaataaactaataattTGAATAAAGTTGGTTACATTATTTTGGCTTCAGAAAGCTCAAAGTGTGTTGCATGGAATATTTTAACTTTTCGTTGGTTTACATAAATTTGgttaaaacttgaaaaaaaagagtttatGAAGATAAGATGAATTTGTTTTTTTAGAAGTTCAAATTGTATTTAGATATATATTTTatctggaaaaaaaattaaagtagtGTGAATAGAAAACTTGAAAAACTAGTCTAAATCACTTTtcgaaacttaaaaaattcatcTTAAAAAACTGCCCAAAAACTGATTACTTTTTATGaccaaataatattttcaaagtattttttaaaagagGTGAAAATAACTTATGACCAAATGGGAGCTTGATGTGTCCACCTTTATTAAATACTAAGGACTTACTGTGTAGGAGGACATATATAGAGGCAAAAATGATCCTAGCGGTGTAAGGGACCATTTGGGTTTTTAACCAAAGAAGAAAGATTCACTTTTTTGttgcacaaaataatttgaaaaatattttcctagataTCATATTTTCCTGAAATTAGAGAAAAATGACTTTTCtagaaaaagttagaaaaatattttacaaaagcTCCAACTACCCTCATATCTAACCCCACCCTCTAActtcaattttctatttttttttttcctttttttgcgCCACTCACCTACCCTCTAACTCCCCCACCCACCTACCCCcacgtaattttttttttgtattttctattttctattttctgtttttttttatttttctgcaccacTCACCCACCCATCGcaatttgtttttacttttgtttttgtattttcaattttctgttttctgttattttgtttttttgcaCCACCCACCccgcaattttattttttttgttttttatttttttcgtttttctgcaccacccaccacCCATCCCACCCCGCGTCCGGCCccgcaatttttttatttttttaaaaaatattttcagttctggctttttcatttttcagtttAAAGGCTCGAAATTTTacgagttccaaagttatgagttcagaggtttatgtgtttggaagtttgcgggtttagaaattatacaGTTTATGAGTTCAAAAGTTTAGcggttcagaagtttatgaaatttgtgtgttcggaaggttgttggttcgaaagtttatagcttcatgtttattgtatataaattatttatgaatactcttgagaagttatttttcttaatttgcgtaccaaacaccgaaaaatgagtaagattactacttgttttccaagaaaatattttcttgaaaaaaagaattcacgaaaaatattttctattataccaaacacaccctaactGAGTAAATTTATGTAAATAATCACTAGTACTATTTTGTTTAACACTTAATTCGAAATTCAGATCTAATAACCCTAAAATGTAAAATTCCCCAAGACAGAATGGCCGTTTGGATAATGTACCGTCAAATGTCTCTACAACAGTTTTGTTTGTTTCGACATTTTTTGATTACTACAGTGAAGTGCTATTATagaaaacatgtattaaaatataacataaaaaattagTTCCAAAGAACTTGGCTGTTATAGTGAAATACTGTTATAAAAGATGACTATTATAAAGAAGTCTCACTGTAATAGTCGGCATATACAAAGTAGGGTCGTTTTAGACAATATTTTAGTGAAATAAAAAAATGAGTATTTAAAGCTGAAGTTGAAGAAGAGTATTTAAACATCATCTAAAAttattgtgtttggacataaattatactttgaaaataaaattagaTGTCTTAAAAAACCGTTATGTCACTTGAAATTCTCTTCAAATtaatttttcaacttcaaattctttATTTCAAATGAAAGGACTACTACATATAACTCAAAAGTCAATGTAAAATACGGTCTACATCATTTTAGAGATTATTGCTCTTTCTGGAGAAATGATTGCTTTCCAAAAGTAAAACTAGCTTGCATAATTTCACTTCTTATTATCTCTCATTTATTGGGCAAATTCTAATTTGGGTCATCGTTATATTTCATTAAAAATGTTTGAACTTGAATTAATTATTGTATGGGTGTTTTGTCCCTTACATAGGAAATATGTTACATTaagattatttttaaaattatattgccCTTAACTATGGaataacaaaatatatatttaacataATATGAGTAATTGAATGATTTACTAATTAATAAATAGttaaaatttatgaaaattttcaaacagaaggatcaaAAGTACACAGATAGTATTAGCAGAATTTCAGACAATACATATCAGATACAGTTGCAAGTCACAAAActctttaaaaagaaaaattgaaatcaTCCAGACAAACTAATGGAGTAATTGCTTTTCATATTAGAAGCAACAGAGAGGTGCAAAAGCATTGGAAAGAAGTTGGTTTCTTCTTGCACATGTAACATAATTAAGAAACCACCTAATTACCTTAGTCTTTCTTTGAGATATCAACTTTGAGTATTTCATCATCTCCTGTGAgttcttctacttctttttgtaaCTCCAAAGCTGAATTTCCAACTGAGTCGCTACAGTCAATCACTTTAATCAATTGCAGTGTTTCAATATACACTAAGCTATACGGGATTCCTTCAAGCTTGGAACAACTCTTTATAACTAGTTTTTCAAGCAGGGGAAATGATTCCTCTGAGCAAATCCACTGAGTCATAAACACATGATGCAATTTCAAAACTCTGAGTCTCTCGAACTTGTGATCACTGACACTGAGGTCCCAGTGCTTTTCCCCGGTAAAGTATATCTCGGATAATTTAAGAGTCTCAAGGCTTTTAAGTCTTGCGATATTTGAAACTATTTCTTCCGTTAAGAAAATGTCACTAAGGGATAAAACCTTTAGCCTCGAGGGGAACATGTCAGAACACGTCAATGTGGAGCCTGAATTATTAGGAACATCTCCAAGCTCATCAATGTTGAGCCTGAGTTCTTCGAGATTTGGAAACTTCCCCCAGAATCTCGGAGTCATGTCAGCTACGGACATATAGCACATGCCAAGAGTCTTCATGTTATGTAACACAATATCTGAAGATTCTTCAAAATTCTCTTCCAATGTAATGGAAAATTCGCTTATATCCACATGCCTCAACTTTTCCATTTTCCAAATAGCAGGTGATATCATTATATAAGATGAACGAACACGCAAGGTCTGTAGATGGAGCAGGTGTGACACCCACTTGAAATCAAATGCTTTGACAAAAATTGCAAGGAACCTCAACTGAGTCAGTGATTGAAATGCAGTAGCCCAAGAATTTTCCAAGTAGATATCCAATAAATGCAACACCCGAATAAGTCTTAAGTTATTCAGCAGAGGGAACAGATTCTTACGGCCTGATATACCGAATTTCGGATGAGCAATGAACTCCAGTGGCATTTGACGTTGTTCAAAAGATTCCCTTTCCTTGTAATCAGTTTTCATAGTGTCATGTATATACATGCATAACCTTTGTACATCCGAATCTACAGGTTGACATGAATTATACGGCACTATGGACTCAATgaacttttcttctttaatttttctcaAGCAGAACTCACGCACTTGATCAAGAACTATGCAGTATTTCATTTCA from Nicotiana tabacum cultivar K326 chromosome 24, ASM71507v2, whole genome shotgun sequence includes:
- the LOC107812541 gene encoding putative late blight resistance protein homolog R1B-16 codes for the protein MEFEELVGFREYVNVMIRQLVREPRDLDVISIVGMAGQGKTALTRKVYNNHYIVDHFDVRAWCSISKIYNRRKLWLDILKQIKGDKRDTVDDDYSIADMLRKSLYGRRYLIILDDIWEVRAWDDLRLCFPNTENGSRIMVTTRDVHVAMHIKHHSDPCLLPFLKDEESWELLQKKVFQGESCPLELLNVGPLVAKKCNGFPILIIMIAGILSRKKEDPSFWLEVAYDISSHASVEDSMKMIQSSYDQLEDHLKPCLLYMGLFPKGYEIPVSDLLKWWIAEEFVLEETSNSCLNDLVRRNLVMVSKRRANGEMKYCIVLDQVREFCLRKIKEEKFIESIVPYNSCQPVDSDVQRLCMYIHDTMKTDYKERESFEQRQMPLEFIAHPKFGISGRKNLFPLLNNLRLIRVLHLLDIYLENSWATAFQSLTQLRFLAIFVKAFDFKWVSHLLHLQTLRVRSSYIMISPAIWKMEKLRHVDISEFSITLEENFEESSDIVLHNMKTLGMCYMSVADMTPRFWGKFPNLEELRLNIDELGDVPNNSGSTLTCSDMFPSRLKVLSLSDIFLTEEIVSNIARLKSLETLKLSEIYFTGEKHWDLSVSDHKFERLRVLKLHHVFMTQWICSEESFPLLEKLVIKSCSKLEGIPYSLVYIETLQLIKVIDCSDSVGNSALELQKEVEELTGDDEILKVDISKKD